One Lactobacillus crispatus DNA segment encodes these proteins:
- the gndA gene encoding NADP-dependent phosphogluconate dehydrogenase → MQQFGVIGLSVMGKNLALNVRNHGFSVSGFSIDKPEVDAFAKYEDDKLKPCYTWEEFVNSLEKPRKILIQIMAGDPVDQTLQKLLPLLDKGDILIDGGNSNYHDTNRRFHEMEKHGIHFIGMGVSGGEEGALNGPALMPGGDEPAYKEVAPILEAIAAKNTEGKPCVYYMGPEGAGHYVKMVHNGIEYGIMQEFSEVYNLLRDVAHKSDDEMSEIFDKWNHGKVEAYLSEITSKVLAQKDDLTPDHVIDHILNVASYKGTGNWMLEDGVALGAPVTVVAEAVMARFMSKQAHLTIEKGVKPTKFEYNGEIPDDMVDVFEKSLQLAQAVAYAQGFQQLTMAAEAYDWDLRYKSIAQDWEAGCIIRSAMLKDIEKAYDKNGKLMNLFQDDYFRGLMKENLPALRKSVEFATKCGVPTPTLSAALNWLESIFNPNLPANMIQGQRDYFGAHTYLRNDREGVFHTEWYEEK, encoded by the coding sequence ATGCAACAATTCGGCGTTATCGGTTTGTCTGTTATGGGCAAAAACCTTGCTTTGAATGTTAGAAATCACGGCTTCTCCGTATCAGGTTTCTCAATTGATAAACCTGAAGTTGATGCTTTCGCAAAATATGAAGATGATAAATTAAAGCCTTGCTACACCTGGGAAGAGTTCGTAAACTCACTTGAAAAGCCACGCAAGATTTTGATTCAAATTATGGCAGGCGATCCAGTGGACCAAACTTTGCAAAAATTGCTGCCGCTTTTGGATAAAGGCGATATTTTAATCGATGGTGGTAACTCAAATTATCACGATACTAACCGTCGTTTCCACGAAATGGAAAAGCACGGCATTCATTTTATTGGTATGGGTGTTTCCGGTGGTGAAGAGGGTGCCTTGAATGGTCCAGCTTTGATGCCAGGTGGTGATGAACCAGCCTATAAGGAAGTTGCTCCAATTCTTGAAGCTATTGCCGCTAAGAATACTGAAGGCAAGCCATGTGTCTACTACATGGGACCTGAAGGTGCTGGTCACTATGTCAAAATGGTGCACAATGGTATCGAATACGGTATTATGCAGGAATTTTCAGAAGTTTACAACTTACTCCGTGACGTTGCTCACAAGAGCGATGATGAAATGTCAGAAATTTTTGATAAATGGAATCATGGTAAGGTAGAAGCATATCTTAGCGAAATCACTTCAAAGGTTTTGGCACAAAAAGATGATTTAACGCCAGATCACGTAATCGATCACATTTTGAACGTTGCTTCATACAAAGGTACTGGTAACTGGATGCTCGAAGATGGTGTTGCACTTGGCGCTCCTGTAACGGTGGTAGCCGAGGCTGTAATGGCACGTTTCATGAGTAAGCAAGCACACTTGACAATTGAAAAGGGCGTTAAACCAACTAAGTTTGAATACAATGGTGAAATTCCTGATGATATGGTTGACGTATTCGAAAAATCATTGCAATTAGCCCAAGCTGTTGCCTATGCTCAAGGTTTCCAACAATTGACAATGGCTGCTGAAGCTTATGATTGGGACTTAAGATACAAGTCAATTGCTCAAGATTGGGAAGCAGGTTGTATCATTCGTTCCGCAATGCTTAAGGATATTGAAAAAGCCTATGACAAGAACGGCAAGCTAATGAACCTATTCCAAGACGATTATTTCCGCGGCTTGATGAAGGAAAACTTGCCAGCTTTGCGTAAATCAGTTGAGTTTGCTACTAAGTGTGGTGTGCCAACTCCAACTTTGAGCGCAGCTCTTAACTGGTTGGAATCAATCTTTAATCCAAACTTGCCAGCTAATATGATCCAAGGACAACGTGACTACTTCGGTGCGCACACTTACCTTAGAAATGATCGTGAAGGCGTCTTCCACACCGAATGGTATGAAGAAAAATAA